The following are encoded together in the Paludisphaera mucosa genome:
- the treY gene encoding malto-oligosyltrehalose synthase, with amino-acid sequence MEATPHQPAEVEPAALDAHAEALLAATLEEIGCRRVVPTATYRVQLHAGFRFDDARAIVPYLAKLGITDLYTSPYLKAAPGSTHGYDITDHSQLNPEIGEEADHEAMLAALRDHDLGLLLDVVPNHMGILGNENPWWNDVLENGQASVYAGSFDIDWSAPTRPENRGRVLLPFLGGLYGDVLEGGELKPGRDGGAFRVEYHDHRFPLDPRSYPAILEPALEPILATLGSDDPGVLEFQSILTAARNLPPHSETDPARIAERNREKEIVKRRLASLLSEQAAIAEAVDAALAALQGTAGEPRSFDALDALLESQPYRLAYWRVAADEINYRRFFDINALAALRADREEVVRATHRLVFDILARTPASGLRIDHPDGLLDPRTYLARLQEALVVVIAHRLHREGPQAEAIPWSEVKPRICGTLAAEPPGAVRPPSLYVVVEKILAFDEKLPEEWATHGTSGYDALNRINGLFVDGSSGPSFARQYEELIDDPTPYRDRVIEEKQLIMDASLSSELHVLSHQLERIAHRDRRARDFTRNTLRTVLREVIAAFPVYRSYITPEDVSAEDRQLVGRAVGRAKRRNPLLSSAIFDFLSRTLLDRNARPVDLPADEPSQADFAGKFQQVTAPVTAKGIEDTTFYIYNRLISLNEVGGEPDRFGAPPGSLHKWFARRAERHPYALSALSTHDTKRSEDVRARIDVLSEIPDEWFDVFVSWTDLNLIHHRALHDDAETPGRNEEYLIYQVLLGAWPIEEMDDEALAAFRDRIRAYMVKATREAKVHTSWQNPYEEYEAALDAFLVDILDRSKNPAFFRDFLPFQRRIAFHGRINSLSQSLLKIAAPGVPDTYQGTEIWDLSLVDPDNRRPVDYQRREAMLDDLIRRAEAAGEDASSLAREFAEGPFDGRAKLYLHWRALHARKRSPRLFAEGEYTPLQPAGKYETSIFAFHRRLDGESAIVAVPRLTTRLPLEGRMPLGEPAWGETVVRLPGVEPGVRYRDVFTGAIVTASDRDGTTAIPAAVLFADFPVALLMEE; translated from the coding sequence TCCAGCTCCACGCCGGCTTCCGGTTCGACGACGCCCGCGCGATCGTCCCCTACCTCGCCAAGCTGGGGATCACCGACCTGTACACGTCGCCCTACCTCAAGGCCGCTCCCGGCAGCACCCACGGCTACGACATCACCGACCACTCCCAGCTCAACCCCGAGATCGGCGAGGAGGCCGACCACGAGGCGATGCTCGCCGCCCTCCGCGACCACGACCTGGGCCTCCTGCTCGACGTCGTCCCCAACCACATGGGGATCCTCGGCAACGAGAACCCCTGGTGGAACGACGTGCTGGAGAACGGCCAGGCCTCCGTCTACGCCGGCTCGTTCGACATCGACTGGTCGGCCCCGACGAGGCCCGAGAATCGGGGCCGCGTGTTGCTGCCGTTCCTGGGCGGACTCTACGGCGACGTCCTGGAGGGGGGCGAGCTGAAGCCCGGCCGCGACGGCGGCGCCTTCCGGGTCGAGTACCACGACCATCGCTTCCCGCTCGACCCCCGGAGCTACCCCGCGATCCTGGAGCCCGCCCTGGAGCCGATCCTCGCGACGCTCGGCTCGGACGACCCCGGCGTCCTGGAATTCCAGAGCATCCTGACGGCCGCTCGCAACCTCCCTCCCCATTCCGAGACCGATCCGGCCCGGATCGCCGAGCGGAACCGCGAGAAGGAGATCGTCAAACGGCGTCTGGCCTCGCTCCTGTCCGAGCAGGCCGCCATCGCCGAGGCCGTCGACGCCGCGCTGGCCGCCCTTCAAGGGACGGCCGGCGAGCCTCGCAGCTTCGACGCGCTCGACGCCCTGCTGGAGTCGCAGCCTTACCGCCTGGCCTACTGGCGGGTCGCGGCCGACGAGATCAACTACCGCCGATTCTTCGACATCAACGCCCTCGCCGCCCTCCGCGCCGACCGCGAGGAGGTCGTCCGCGCGACGCACCGCCTGGTCTTCGACATCCTCGCGCGGACGCCGGCCTCCGGGCTCCGGATCGACCACCCGGACGGCCTCCTCGACCCGCGGACCTACCTGGCGCGGCTGCAGGAGGCGCTCGTCGTCGTGATCGCGCACCGACTGCACCGCGAGGGCCCCCAGGCCGAGGCGATCCCCTGGTCGGAGGTCAAGCCCCGGATCTGCGGGACCCTCGCCGCCGAGCCACCGGGGGCCGTCCGCCCACCCTCGCTCTACGTCGTGGTCGAAAAGATCCTCGCCTTCGACGAGAAGCTCCCCGAGGAGTGGGCCACGCACGGCACCTCGGGCTACGACGCCCTCAACCGGATCAACGGCCTGTTCGTCGACGGTTCGAGCGGGCCGAGCTTCGCGCGGCAGTATGAGGAGCTGATCGACGACCCGACGCCCTATCGCGACCGGGTGATCGAGGAGAAGCAGCTCATCATGGACGCCTCGCTCTCCAGCGAGCTGCACGTCCTGTCGCACCAGCTCGAACGGATCGCCCACCGCGACCGCCGGGCGCGCGACTTCACCCGGAACACCCTGCGAACGGTGCTGCGCGAGGTCATCGCGGCCTTCCCCGTCTACCGCAGCTACATCACGCCCGAAGACGTCTCGGCCGAGGATCGGCAGCTCGTCGGCCGGGCCGTGGGCCGGGCCAAGCGCCGCAATCCGCTGCTCAGCTCGGCGATCTTCGACTTCCTGTCGCGCACCCTCCTGGACCGCAACGCCCGGCCCGTCGACCTCCCCGCGGACGAACCGTCGCAGGCCGACTTCGCCGGCAAGTTCCAGCAGGTCACCGCGCCGGTCACCGCAAAGGGCATCGAAGATACGACGTTTTATATCTACAACCGTCTGATCTCGCTCAACGAGGTCGGCGGCGAGCCCGACCGCTTCGGCGCGCCGCCGGGCTCGCTCCACAAGTGGTTCGCACGCCGGGCCGAACGGCACCCCTACGCCCTCTCGGCGCTCTCGACCCACGACACCAAGCGGAGCGAGGACGTCCGGGCTAGGATCGACGTCCTCTCGGAGATCCCCGATGAGTGGTTCGACGTCTTCGTGAGCTGGACCGACCTTAACCTGATCCACCACCGCGCGCTCCACGACGACGCCGAGACCCCCGGCCGCAATGAGGAGTATCTCATCTACCAGGTCCTCCTCGGCGCCTGGCCGATCGAAGAGATGGACGACGAGGCCCTGGCCGCCTTCCGCGACCGCATCCGCGCCTACATGGTCAAGGCGACCCGCGAGGCGAAGGTCCACACGAGCTGGCAAAACCCCTACGAGGAATACGAGGCGGCACTCGACGCGTTCCTCGTCGACATCCTCGACCGCTCCAAAAACCCCGCGTTCTTCAGGGATTTCCTCCCCTTTCAGAGGCGTATCGCCTTCCACGGGCGGATCAACAGCCTGTCGCAGTCGCTCCTGAAGATCGCGGCCCCCGGAGTTCCGGACACCTACCAGGGGACCGAGATCTGGGACCTGAGCCTGGTCGACCCCGACAATCGCAGGCCGGTCGATTACCAACGCCGCGAGGCGATGCTCGACGACCTGATCCGTCGGGCCGAGGCCGCCGGCGAAGACGCGTCGTCCCTCGCCCGCGAGTTCGCCGAGGGGCCGTTCGACGGCCGGGCCAAGCTCTACCTGCACTGGCGGGCCCTGCACGCGCGGAAACGCTCGCCACGCCTGTTCGCCGAGGGGGAATACACGCCGCTCCAGCCCGCCGGAAAGTACGAGACCTCGATCTTCGCCTTCCATCGCCGCCTCGACGGCGAGTCCGCGATCGTCGCGGTCCCCCGACTTACGACTCGCCTGCCGCTCGAAGGGCGGATGCCGCTCGGCGAGCCCGCCTGGGGCGAGACCGTCGTCCGGCTGCCGGGCGTCGAGCCGGGCGTACGCTACCGCGACGTCTTCACCGGCGCGATCGTCACCGCCTCCGACCGCGACGGGACGACCGCCATCCCGGCCGCCGTCCTCTTCGCCGACTTCCCCGTCGCGCTCCTCATGGAGGAATGA